One window of the Camelina sativa cultivar DH55 chromosome 1, Cs, whole genome shotgun sequence genome contains the following:
- the LOC104701605 gene encoding protein LIGHT-DEPENDENT SHORT HYPOCOTYLS 2-like: MDLISQNHNNKNPNTSLLTQTPSSSSPPSSSRYENQKRRDWNTFCQYIRNHRPPLSLVSCSGAHVLDFLRYLDQFGKTKVHHQNCAFFGLPNPPAPCPCPLRQAWGSLDALIGRLRAAYEENGGAPETSPFGSRSVRIFLREVRDFQARSRGVSYEKKRKRNNKQITQSQPQSQQQQGPSVMANYHQGATR, translated from the coding sequence ATGGATTTGATCTCtcaaaaccacaacaacaagaaccCTAATACCAGTCTCTTAACACaaactccttcttcttcgtctccacCCTCCTCTAGCCgctatgaaaaccaaaaacgcCGTGACTGGAATACTTTCTGCCAATACATCCGAAACCACCGTCCGCCGCTCTCTCTAGTGTCTTGCAGCGGCGCACACGTCCTAGATTTTCTGCGTTACCTTGACCAGTTCGGCAAAACCAAAGTCCATCACCAAAACTGCGCCTTCTTTGGCCTCCCGAATCCTCCCGCTCCTTGTCCTTGTCCTCTCCGACAAGCTTGGGGCTCACTCGACGCCCTCATCGGCCGTCTCCGTGCTGCATATGAGGAGAACGGTGGAGCTCCCGAGACTAGCCCTTTTGGCTCACGTTCCGTCAGGATTTTCCTCAGGGAGGTTAGAGATTTCCAGGCTAGATCACGTGGCGTTAGCTacgaaaagaagaggaaaaggaacaacaaacaaataactCAGTCTCAGCCGCAGTCGCAACAGCAGCAAGGTCCGTCTGTGATGGCTAATTACCACCAAGGTGCAACTCGATAA